The following proteins are encoded in a genomic region of Triticum dicoccoides isolate Atlit2015 ecotype Zavitan chromosome 1B, WEW_v2.0, whole genome shotgun sequence:
- the LOC119311849 gene encoding nucleotide pyrophosphatase/phosphodiesterase-like, protein MGMMAHVVVAAVLAMAAAAAMVSASPAEGVQPLSKIAIHKATVELHGSAYVRATPALLGDQGEDTVWVTVKYGWENPSSDDWIAVFSPADFISGSCPNPRRNADEPGLCTAPIKYQYANYSANYRYWGKGTIRFQIINQRSDFSFALFTGGFENPKLVAVSKPVAFKNPKAPVFPRLAQGKTHDEMTVTWTSGYDIDEAYPLVEWGMVAPGGGVRNPTRTPAGTLTFNRGSMCGEPARTVGWRDPGFIHTAFMRDLWPNKEYTYKIGHELSDGTMVWGKSYTFRAPPTPGQNSLQRIIIFGDMGKAERDGSNEFANYQPGSLNTTDTLVKDLDNYDIVFHIGDMPYANGYLSQWDQFTAQVAPISARKPYMVASGNHERDWPNTGGFFDVKDSGGECGVPAETMYYYPAENRANFWYKVDYGMFRFCVVDTGHDWREGTPQHKFIEECLSTVDRKHQPWLIFAAHRVLGYSSNAWYAAEGSFEEPEGRESLQKLWQRYRVDMAFFGHVHNYERTCPLYQSQCVTGERSHYSGTMNGTIFVVAGGGGSHLSSYTTAIPRWSVFRDQDYGFVKLTAFNHSSLLFEYKKSSDGNVYDSFTIDRDYRDVLSCVHDSCLPTTLAL, encoded by the exons ATGGGGATGATGGCGCATGTCGTCGTGGCGGCGGTGCTGGccatggcggcagcggcggcgatggTGAGCGCGTCGCCGGCCGAGGGGGTCCAGCCGCTGTCCAAGATCGCCATCCACAAGGCCACCGTGGAACTGCACGGCTCCGCCTACGTGCGGGCGACGCCGGCGTTGCTCGGCGACCAG GGCGAAGACACCGTATGGGTTACCGTGAAATACGGCTGGGAGAACCCTTCCAGCGACGACTGGATCGCCGTCTTCTCCCCTGCCGATTTCAT CTCGGGGTCGTGCCCTAACCCGCGGAGGAACGCCGACGAGCCGGGACTCTGCACAGCGCCTATCAAG TATCAGTACGCCAACTACTCGGCCAACTATCGCTACTGGGGCAAGGGCACCATCCGGTTCCAGATCATCAACCAGCGCTCCGACTTCTCCTTCGCCCTCTTCACCGGCGGCTTCGAAAAC CCGAAGCTGGTGGCGGTGTCGAAGCCGGTGGCGTTCAAGAACCCCAAGGCCCCGGTGTTCCCGCGGCTGGCGCAGGGGAAGACCCACGACGAGATGACGGTCACATGGACCAGCGGCTACGACATTGACGAGGCCTACCCGCTGGTAGAGTGGGGCATGGTCGCCCCTGGCGGCGGGGTCAGGAACCCCACCCGCACGCCCGCCGGCACGCTGACCTTCAACCGTGGCAGCATGTGTG GCGAGCCGGCGCGGACGGTTGGGTGGAGAGACCCTGGGTTCATCCACACGGCCTTCATGAGGGACCTATGGCCCAACAAAGA GTACACTTACAAGATCGGGCACGAGCTCTCCGACGGTACCATGGTGTGGGGTAAGTCCTACACTTTCCGGGCGCCACCAACCCCTGGACAAAACTCACTGCAACGCATCATCATCTTCGGTGACATGGGAAAG GCGGAGAGGGATGGATCGAATGAGTTCGCCAACTACCAGCCAGGTTCGCTGAACACGACCGACACGCTGGTCAAAGATTTGGACAACTACGACATCGTCTTCCATATTGGCGACATGCCGTACGCCAACGGATACCTCTCCCAGTGGGACCAGTTCACTGCACAAGTCGCCCCCATCAGCGCCAGGAAGCCCTACATGGTTGcgag CGGTAACCACGAGAGGGACTGGCCCAACACTGGTGGATTCTTCGACGTCAAGGACTCCGGCGGTGAGTGTGGTGTGCCGGCCGAGACCATGTACTACTACCCAGCCGAAAACAGAGCAAACTTCTG GTACAAGGTGGACTATGGGATGTTCCGGTTCTGCGTGGTGGACACGGGGCACGACTGGCGGGAGGGGACTCCGCAGCACAAGTTCATCGAGGAGTGCCTCTCCACGGTGGACCGGAAGCACCAGCCATGGCTCATCTTCGCGGCGCACCGGGTGCTGGGCTACTCCTCCAACGCGTGGTACGCCGCTGAGGGCTCCTTCGAGGAGCCTGAGGGCCGGGAGAGCCTGCAGAAGCTGTGGCAGCGGTACCGCGTCGACATGGCCTTCTTCGGCCACGTCCACAACTACGAGCGCACATGCCCGCTCTACCAGAGCCAGTGCGTCACCGGCGAGCGGAGCCACTACTCGGGCACCATGAACGGCACCATTTTCGTCGTGGCAGGCGGCGGTGGCAGCCACCTCTCCAGCTACACCACGGCCATCCCCAGGTGGAGCGTCTTCAGGGATCAAGACTATGGCTTCGTCAAGCTCACGGCCTTCAACCACTCGTCGCTTCTGTTCGAGTACAAGAAGAGCAGCGATGGCAATGTCTACGACTCCTTCACCATCGATAGGGACTACCGTGACGTGCTCAGCTGTGTGCATGACAGCTGCTTGCCCACCACACTCGCTCTCTGA